The Herbiconiux sp. A18JL235 region CCGTGAGGGCGAGAGCGTCTACATCGGCACCGACGGCGTGGCCAAGCGCTTCACGGGCGACATCTTCCCCGCCAGCGAGCGCACCGAGGCCGAGATCGAGCGGCTCATCGCCGTGCTCGACGAGCTCGTCGCCCAGACCGACCCGGCCGCCCCGTGGGAGCATCCGCACGCAGAGGAGTTCGACCGCATCTCCTTCCGCTCCTGGCTCGAGTCGCAGAGCGACGACGCCGAGGCGCGCGAGAACATCGCCCTGTTCATCGCCGACGCCATGCTCACGAAGCCCGCTCACGCGTTCTCGCTGCTGCAGGCCCTTCTCATGGCGGCCAGCGCGGGGAGCTTCAGCCACCTCGTCGACGCCGACTTCATCCTCGACAAGCGCGTCGTGGGAGGCCTGCAGCAGGTGCCGTTGAAGCTCGCCGAGACCCTGGGCCTTGCCGACGTGCGCCTCTCGCAGCCGGTGCGGCGCATCCGCTGGTCGTCGGCCGCGCTGCCCGACGGCGCCGTCGAGGGCGAGCCGGTGGAGGTGTTCACCGACGAGCTCGTGGTCACCGCGAAGCGCGTCATCGTCGCGGTGCCGCCGAACCTCTACAACCGCATCGAGTACGCCCCCAATCTGCCGCGCCTGCGCCAGCAGTCTCAGCAGCACCAGTCGCTCGGCCTCGTCATCAAGGTGCACGCCACCTACGAGACGCCGTTCTGGCGCGAGGCGGGCCTCTCGGCCACCGCCTTCAGCCCCTACCAGCTGGTGCACGAGGCCTACGACAACACCAACCACGGCGAGAGCCGCGGCACCCTGGTGGGCTTCGTCTCCGACAAGAAGGCCGACGACGTGTTCCTGCTGCCGGCCGAGGAGCGCAAGCGCCGCATCCTCGAGTCGCTCGCCGCCTACTACGGCCCGCAGGCGCTCGAGCCCGTCGTGTACTTCGAGAGCGACTGGGCCGCCGAGGAGTGGACCCAGGGCGCCTACGCGGCTAGCTTCGATCTGGGCGGACTCACCCGCTACGGGGCACTGCAGCTCGAACCGGTGGGGCCGCTCCGCTTCGGGTCGAGCGATCTCGCGCCCGAGGGGTACCAGCACGTCGACGGCGCCATCCGCGTGGGCCGCCGGCTCGCCGCCGAGGTCGCGGAGTCGCTGAACGGCGGCGACGCGGCCGGCAGCGCACCGGCACCCGGCACCGCCGGCGCCAGCACCGCATCCGTCACCGCAGCATCCACCGCCACCGTCACCGAAGGAGCAACCGCATGAGCAGCCTCTACGCCGTCGTCGACCCCGCCACCGGCGAGACCCTGAGCGAGTACCCCACCATCACCGACGGGGAGCTGCAGGCCGCAGTCGCCTCCGCCTCGGAGGCCTTCGAGGGTTGGTCGCGCCGGGCGCCGGTGGCCGACCGCGCCAAGCTCATCGCGCGCGTCGCCGAACTGCACACCGAACGTCGTGAGGCGCTCGCCGAGATCGCCGTGCGCGAGATGGGCAAGCCGCTCGAGCAGGCGCTCGGCGAGGTCGACTTCGCCGCCGCCATCTACCAGTACTACGTCGACAACGGCGAGACCTTCCTCGCCGACGAGCCCATCGAGCTCTCCGACGGCAGCGGCTCGGCGTTCGTCCGCCGCGCGGGCATCGGGGTGCTGCTCGGCATCATGCCGTGGAACTTCCCGTACTACCAGGTGGCTCGGTTCGCCGGGCCCAACATCGTCGCGGGCAACACCATCCTGCTGAAGCACGCCCCGCAGTGCCCCGAGTCGGCGGTCGCCATGCAGGAGATCTTCGAGCAGGCCGCGAGCGAGCTCGGTGCGCCCTCGGGCGTGTACGTCAACATCTTCGCCAGCAACGAGCAGATCGCCGAGGTCATCGCCGACCCGCGCGTGCAGGGCGTGTCGGTGACGGGCTCGGAGCGGGCGGGAGCCGCGGTCGCCGAGCTCGCCGGCAAGCACCTCAAGAAGGTCGTGCTCGAGATGGGCGGGTCCGACCCGTTCATCCTGCTCTCCACCGACGACCTGGATGCGGCGGTGCAGGATGCGGTGAACGCCCGCCTCGACAACAACGGCCAGTCGTGCAACGCCGCCAAGCGCTTCGTCGTCATCGACGGGCTCTACGAGGAGTTCGCGAAGAAGTTCACCGAGGTCTTCACCGCCGTGCAGCCCGCGCCGCCGATGGCCGACGGCACCGAGCTCGGCCCGCTGTCGTCGACCGCCGCCGCGGAGCGGCTCGGCGAGCAGGTCGACCGGGCGGTCGCTCAGGGCGCCACGGTGCTGGCGGCAGGCTCGCGCTCGGGCAACTACTTCGGGCCCACCGTGCTCGCCGACGTCACCCCCGAGATGGACGCCTACCGCGAGGAGTTCTTCGGCCCCGTCGCCGCGCTCTACCGGGTGGGCTCCGAGGAGGAGGCGGTGCGGCTCGCCAACGACACCCCGTTCGGTCTCGGCTCCTACGTCTACACCACCGACCAGGAGCAGGCGCTCCGGGTCGCCGACGCGATCGACGCGGGGATGGTGTGGATCAACCTCGTGCTCGGCGATGCCGCAGAACTGCCGTTCGGCGGAGTGAAGCGCTCGGGCTCGGGCCGTGAGATGGGCCGCTTCGCGCTCGAGGAGTTCGTGAACAAGAAGCTCATCCGCATCGCCGGCTGAGCCCTGTCGGCCGTTCGGGCGAGTGCCTAGGCTGAGCACATGATCGTGATCTCTGTGCTCGAACTGCGGCTCAAGCCCGAACGGGTCGGCTCGGCCGACGACATCCTCCGCGACACCCTGAACGACACCCGCGCGAGGCCCGGGTGCCTCGGGGTGGAGGTGGCGATCGACGTCGACGACCCCGCCCACATCGTGGTGGTCGAGAAGTGGGAGTCGCTCGAGGCCGACGACGACTACCGGGCTTGGCGGGCGAGCCCCGAGGGGGCGAGCGCGCTGGGCTCGGTGATCGCGGAGGCGCCGGCACTCAGCCGGTCGCTGCTGCGCGACGACATCTGAGGTCTCCGGGTCGGGGCGTCGTGAGCGGCGGATGCGGCGCATCCGTCGACTTCTGGTGCGCGGTCGTGTAACGTTGGTCAGTCGGCTCTAGACACCGCGAGTTGCATCGCGGAAGGGTTTGTAAGTCTGGTGGGCCGGTTTCCCAGTCAGTGCGCTGTTGCGCTGGTCACTGGTGAATGTCGCGTACGACACGGCCCCGGGGTACAGAATCCGGGTTCACGAAAGCACTTCCAGCTTGCGCTGGGGTGTGCGCATCACGAGATAACCCGGAAAGAATCATGCCCAAATCGCACAAGTCCGGCGGCTTCAAGCCCGCCAAGAACTACGACCCCCGCGCCGCGAAGAGCGGCACCAAGGCCGGCAGTCGGAGCCCCGGCCACCGCGGCTACCGCCCCGTCGAGGAGGAGCCGCGCAAGGCCCGTTGGAACGCCGACGAGCGTGCAGCCCGCGGTGCGGCGCCGAGCTCGCGCGGAGAGCGCGACCGTTTCTCGCGTGACGAGCGCCCGGCGCGTACCGATCGCTTCTCTCGCGATGACCGTCCGGCGCGCACCGACCGTCCTGCCCGCGATGATCGTTTCTCGCGTGACGACCGCCCGGCGCGTGCCGACCGTTTCTCCCGCGACGACCGTCCGGCTCGTGACGACCGTTCGGCGCGTACCGATCGCTTCTCTCGCGATGACCGACCGGCGCGCACCGACCGTCCTGCCCGCGATGACCGTTTCTCGCGTGATGACCGTCTGGCGCGCAATGACCGTTTCTCGCGTGATGACCGTCCGGCCCGTGACGACCGTTTCTCGCGTGATGACCGTCCCCGCTACGAGAAGCCCAGCCGTGAGAACGGGTTCAACCGCTCAGGCCCCCGCGCCGGTGGGTTCGAGCGTCGCGACGACCGGCCCGCACGCGACGACCGGCCCGCCCGCGACTCCCGTGGCACCGCCGGCCGCGGCTTCGACCGCGACCGCGACGCACGCGGCCCCCGCGACTCCTCCTTCTACCCGTCCCGCGACGCCAAGTCCGCTCCCGCCTTCCACGGCGACGACGACGTGGTGCTCGAGCGCCTCGAGGCGCAGGCCATCACCGCCTCCGACGTCGAGGGCGTGACCTTCGCCGAGCTCGGTCTCGGCGGCAACATCACCCGTGCCCTCGCCGAGCTCGGCGCCGAGCGTCCCTTCCCCATCCAGGCCGCGACCATCCCCGACGTGCTCGCCGGAAAAGACGTGCTCGGCCGTGGCCGCACCGGCAGCGGCAAGACCATCGCCTTCGGCGCCCCGCTGGTCGAGCGCCTGATGGAGAACGGCGGCGGCGCGAACCGCAAGCCGGGCCGCAAGCCCCGCGCGCTCATCCTCGCCCCCACCCGCGAGCTCGCCCTGCAGATCGACCGCACGGTGCAGCCCATCGCCCGCTCGGTAGGCCTGTTCACCACCCAGATCTACGGCGGTGTGCCGCAGCACCGTCAGGTGGGTGCGCTGCAGCGCGGTGTCGACATCATCATCGGCACGCCCGGTCGCATCGAAGACCTCATCGAGCAGCGTCGACTCGACCTCTCCGAGGTCTCGGTCACCGTGCTCGACGAGGCCGACCACATGTGCGACCTGGGCTTCCTCGAGCCGGTGCAGCGCATCCTGCGTCGCACGAAGTCGGGCGGCCAGAGGCTGCTGTTCTCGGCGACCCTCGACAAGGGTGTCGCCGCGCTCGTGAACGAGTTCCTCGTCGAGCCCGCCGTGCACGAGGTCGCGGGCGAAGACCAGGCGTCGTCGACCATCGACCACCGTGTGCTGATCGTCGACCACCGCGACAAGGGCGCCGTCATCGAGCAGCTCGCCGACCGTGAGGGCAAGACGCTCATCTTCGCCCGCACCCGCGCCTACGCCGAGACGCTCGCCGAGCAGCTCGAAGACGCCGGGTTCCCGGCGACGAGCCTGCACGGCGACCTCAACCAGTCGCGCCGCACCCGCAACCTGCAGCTGCTCACGAGCGGCCGGGTGAACGTGCTGGTGGCGACCGACGTCGCGGCCCGCGGCATCCACGTCGACGACATCGACCTCGTCATCCAGGCCGACGCGCCCGACGAGTACAAGACCTACCTCCACCGTGCCGGCCGCACCGGCCGCGCGGGCAAGAAGGGCACCGTCGTCACCATCATCGGTCGCAGCCGCGGCCGACGGATGCAGGAGCTGCTCGGCCGCGCTGAGATCGAGGCCGAGATGGTCACCGTGGTTCCGGGCGACCGGCTCGTGAGCGAGCTCGCTGCCGACGCGACCCGGGCGAACTGACCCGGATGGCAGCACCCGCCGTCGGCGCGCCGCGCGCGAGCCGCCTGCCGCTGTGGCTGGCGATCGTGGTCGCGGTCGTCTGCGGCGTGCTCATGGCGACGCAGTCGCGGGTGAACGGCGAGTTCGGCAAGCGCATCGGCGACGGGTACACGGCGGCGGCCATCAGCTTCGGCATCGGCCTCGTGATCGTGGCGGTGATCGTCGCGTTCACGCCCTCGGCGCGGCACGGTGCCCGCACCGCGCTGCGCGAGGTGCGCGAGCGGAGGCTGCCGGCCTGGATGCTGCTCGGCGGCATCGGCGGCGCGGTCTTCGTGCTCTCGCAAGGGCTCGCCTCAGCGCTCGTCGGCGTCTCGCTGTTCACCATCGCGTTCATCGGCGGGCAGACCATCTCGGGCCTCGTCGTCGACCGCGTGGGCATCGGGCCGGGCGGTCGCCGCTACCTGACCCCGCGGCGGGTGCTGGGCGCCGGCATCGCGTTCGCCGTCGTCGTCTGGTCGGTGGTGGCGCACGTCGATCCCGAGATCCCGGTGTGGCTCCTGCTCCTCCCCTTCGCCGCCGGGTGCGTGCAGGCGGTGCAGCAGGCCGTGAACGGACGCGTCGCCGCGGTGGCGGGTTCGGCCGTGAGCTCGACGCTGTTCAACTTCTGCGCCGGCACCGCGGTGCTCGTGCTGATCGCCCTGGTGCATGCGGGCCTCACGGGC contains the following coding sequences:
- a CDS encoding flavin monoamine oxidase family protein; translation: MRLRHRWGLRTTERVVMEQLEKDVVIVGAGATGLTAAVALQRAGLSVIVLEARDRIGGRLWTNHIDGQMFEIGGQWVSPDQTALLETLDELGLETYSRYREGESVYIGTDGVAKRFTGDIFPASERTEAEIERLIAVLDELVAQTDPAAPWEHPHAEEFDRISFRSWLESQSDDAEARENIALFIADAMLTKPAHAFSLLQALLMAASAGSFSHLVDADFILDKRVVGGLQQVPLKLAETLGLADVRLSQPVRRIRWSSAALPDGAVEGEPVEVFTDELVVTAKRVIVAVPPNLYNRIEYAPNLPRLRQQSQQHQSLGLVIKVHATYETPFWREAGLSATAFSPYQLVHEAYDNTNHGESRGTLVGFVSDKKADDVFLLPAEERKRRILESLAAYYGPQALEPVVYFESDWAAEEWTQGAYAASFDLGGLTRYGALQLEPVGPLRFGSSDLAPEGYQHVDGAIRVGRRLAAEVAESLNGGDAAGSAPAPGTAGASTASVTAASTATVTEGATA
- a CDS encoding NAD-dependent succinate-semialdehyde dehydrogenase, which gives rise to MSSLYAVVDPATGETLSEYPTITDGELQAAVASASEAFEGWSRRAPVADRAKLIARVAELHTERREALAEIAVREMGKPLEQALGEVDFAAAIYQYYVDNGETFLADEPIELSDGSGSAFVRRAGIGVLLGIMPWNFPYYQVARFAGPNIVAGNTILLKHAPQCPESAVAMQEIFEQAASELGAPSGVYVNIFASNEQIAEVIADPRVQGVSVTGSERAGAAVAELAGKHLKKVVLEMGGSDPFILLSTDDLDAAVQDAVNARLDNNGQSCNAAKRFVVIDGLYEEFAKKFTEVFTAVQPAPPMADGTELGPLSSTAAAERLGEQVDRAVAQGATVLAAGSRSGNYFGPTVLADVTPEMDAYREEFFGPVAALYRVGSEEEAVRLANDTPFGLGSYVYTTDQEQALRVADAIDAGMVWINLVLGDAAELPFGGVKRSGSGREMGRFALEEFVNKKLIRIAG
- a CDS encoding putative quinol monooxygenase; the encoded protein is MIVISVLELRLKPERVGSADDILRDTLNDTRARPGCLGVEVAIDVDDPAHIVVVEKWESLEADDDYRAWRASPEGASALGSVIAEAPALSRSLLRDDI
- a CDS encoding DEAD/DEAH box helicase, translating into MPKSHKSGGFKPAKNYDPRAAKSGTKAGSRSPGHRGYRPVEEEPRKARWNADERAARGAAPSSRGERDRFSRDERPARTDRFSRDDRPARTDRPARDDRFSRDDRPARADRFSRDDRPARDDRSARTDRFSRDDRPARTDRPARDDRFSRDDRLARNDRFSRDDRPARDDRFSRDDRPRYEKPSRENGFNRSGPRAGGFERRDDRPARDDRPARDSRGTAGRGFDRDRDARGPRDSSFYPSRDAKSAPAFHGDDDVVLERLEAQAITASDVEGVTFAELGLGGNITRALAELGAERPFPIQAATIPDVLAGKDVLGRGRTGSGKTIAFGAPLVERLMENGGGANRKPGRKPRALILAPTRELALQIDRTVQPIARSVGLFTTQIYGGVPQHRQVGALQRGVDIIIGTPGRIEDLIEQRRLDLSEVSVTVLDEADHMCDLGFLEPVQRILRRTKSGGQRLLFSATLDKGVAALVNEFLVEPAVHEVAGEDQASSTIDHRVLIVDHRDKGAVIEQLADREGKTLIFARTRAYAETLAEQLEDAGFPATSLHGDLNQSRRTRNLQLLTSGRVNVLVATDVAARGIHVDDIDLVIQADAPDEYKTYLHRAGRTGRAGKKGTVVTIIGRSRGRRMQELLGRAEIEAEMVTVVPGDRLVSELAADATRAN
- a CDS encoding DMT family transporter — encoded protein: MAAPAVGAPRASRLPLWLAIVVAVVCGVLMATQSRVNGEFGKRIGDGYTAAAISFGIGLVIVAVIVAFTPSARHGARTALREVRERRLPAWMLLGGIGGAVFVLSQGLASALVGVSLFTIAFIGGQTISGLVVDRVGIGPGGRRYLTPRRVLGAGIAFAVVVWSVVAHVDPEIPVWLLLLPFAAGCVQAVQQAVNGRVAAVAGSAVSSTLFNFCAGTAVLVLIALVHAGLTGGFPASLPTEWWLYLGGPLGVAFIFGLSTAVRTTGVLLLSLCSISGQLLGSIAIDLIAPGSGHGVDWTTPIAAVLVVVAVLVVSLPSRGRL